A stretch of DNA from Desmospora activa DSM 45169:
CAAAAAACGATTCAATATCCCCGAGAACCGAACCGTATGAGGCGCCTAATAAACATAATCCAAGTGCCCACGATACGAGCGCCGTTCGTTGTAAACGAGCGAATAGCCCGACGGGGCCTTGTAAAAACACGGATGCGTGCATGCGCCCTTTTTTATGCGACAATAACCCCGCACCCATGTCACGTTTTTGATGTAAATAAAACGCAAGGATGACAGAGACAACGCCGATGCCAGCTAATATAAAAAGCGGCCACCATTCATTGTGGACGTACACTTTCGTTAATGTGGCTAATCCGAGTGGTGACACGGTCGTTAACCTTTCATCCCCTAAGTCACCTGCGGCACGAAGCACATAAGATATACCCAGTAAAGCGAAGGATAAGCCGATTGTACCACGCACATTATCCGACAATTGTGCAAACAAAGCGGTGACAGCTGCGAAGAAAATCCCAACGACACCAAGTGCAGCTCCGTATAAAAGTGATCCTTCTAAATCGAGACTATCGATGCGAAGTGCGTACAACCCGCAACCGATGATGAGTGCTAACAACAGATTCAACCCACCATTGACGACCATGGTTGCCGCTAAACTCGTTTGTCGTCCGATCGGCAGTGCAAGCAACATTTCCATCGTACCATTTTCTTCATCGGAGCGCGTATGACGAGCGACGAGCAAAATATTCATCACTGCAACGGCGAGTGCTGTAAACAGCAACATTTGATGGGCCATCATCGCGCCAATCGTGTAATCAGTAAGGCCGTATCCTTTGCCGACTATTGCGGTCATCGCCGGATTTTTCATCGTTTCAGCGATTCCTTGGCGCGCCGCATCCGTCGCATATAAATCTGTAAAAGAGCTTGCGACTAAAAATGTGAATGCAGCGAGTGCCATTATCCAAATGATGATACGAAGACGGTCACGTTTTAAGATGAAACGCGACATCCTCCCTATTTGGGCGTATGATTCTTTCATCGTTGCTCACTTCCTTCATAATGACGCATGAACAAATCTTCTAGCGTCGGTTGAGCACTTTCGAGTGAGGTGACACCGAAGGAACTGACGTATTGAATGACGGATGCGAGATGTTCGGTATCGACTTGAAACGTGACGATATCCCCCTCTTTGACGACTTCGTGCACACCTGGTTGTTGTTCTAACTGAATAGGTGGCTTCACTGTCGTCATGCGTAAGTTGGTTCTGGTTAAATGTCGCATTTCTTGCAAGGTACCCGATTCAATGATTTCACCGTGACGAATAATGCCGATGCGGTCACAAAGTCGCTCAACTTCGGACAAAATATGACTGGACAGCAATACGCTCTTTTCACGTGATTTCGCATCGAGGATACATTCTTGAAAAATGCGTTCCATTAACGGATCGAGACCAGACGTCGGTTCGTCCAATATATACAAATCCGCTTCGGAAGCAAACGCAGAGATAAGCGCAACTTTTTGTCGGTTCCCTTTTGAATACGTGCGGCATTTTTTTGATACGTCTAAAGCGAATTGGTCAATGAGGAAACGTTCTCTTTTTTTGCTATACTGCTTTTTCATGGAGGCGAATAAGTCGAGCACTTCGCCACCCGATAAGTTTAGCCACAGATTTACATCCCCTGGCACATACGCCAATCGTTCATGAATCGCAACCGCATCCCGCCACACGTCGTGACCAAAAATGGTCGCCGTGCCAGAAGTCGCTTTTAACATGCCGAGTAAGATGCGAATCGTTGTCGATTTTCCAGCACCGTTTGGACCGATGAACCCGTACACTTCGCCTTCCTCTACTTGTATGTTCACACCGTTCAATACCGTTTGCTTGCCAAATTTTTTCACTATTTCATTTGTCTGTACAACAGCCATCGCAACTCCCCCTATGCGTAAAAGCTTGTTTTTAAAACCGCCAAATACTCATCAAACTCATCCCAATAGGGGCTAAAATCAATCTTTGTGATCGATTGGGCTTGAAAAGTTTGCATGAGTTGTTGTTGATACCCTTCTATCGCCCATTTCATTAGTTGTAACGCTTTTTCGACATCGACATCCGCGCGGAATCGTGTCAGATCGATGTTATCGTACATTTTGCTTTGTGCTAGCTGTTGTAACGAGAGCATCCGATCGTGTAAATCTTTTTTTAACAACGTCATTTCATTTAAAGAGACATTTCCTAAAAAGGTAAACAGGTGTGGATATTCGTTGTAACAAGCAAGTTTTTTCTTTGCGGTATCCTGCAGGCGATCGATAAAGTCACGATTATCCATATCGATTTTTTGCACGTATTGTTCATCGACAGTTGTTATTGCATAATCCACTAAATAGTCATACAGTGTTTGTTTATTTTTGAAGTAATAAAAGAGCATCCCTTTTCCAATATTGGCTTGTTTCACAATCGTGTTCGTCGATGCTTCATCAAATCCTTTTTCCGCAAATTCTTGCAATGCAGCGTTCAAAATTCGTTGCCGTTTTTCTTCTTCTAGACTTTCGAAGGTTTTCAACTTCCCACATCCTTTTTCTTCCTAGACCATACTGGTCGAGTCGAATATATCATGAATAGACCAGAGTGGTCAACGGAAGAGCGTGGAGAGGTGATGCCCATTTACGCTTTCTCGTCAAGCTTATTCACATAACAATATCTTCTGTTTTTTGTGATGTATTTTAGGACTTGACGGCAGTCTGTTTTACATGCTAGCTTTAATACAAATAATATTGATTAAATTCATTTTTGGTTAAACAATTGATTTTGATGTTGGGAGACGAGCGATGGTTCGAGAACTAAAGTTGGAGCTCGAAGAGATGGAAGCGATTGCAAAAGCGCTTTCCAACAAAGTGCGAATCGATATCTTTCGCGCACTGCAAAAGCAACCGATGAATGTCAACGAAATCAGTCAACGCTTTAACATGCCTGCCTCCTCGGCGACTGTCAATATCCGTAAGTTGGAAGAAGCCGGTCTGATTCGTACCGAACTGTTACCAGGTAGCCGCGGATCGCAAAAGGTATGTTCTGCCATTTATGACCGTATTGTCATCGATATGGAAGGGGGGCAAAAGGAGGAGGATAATTCCGTTTCCATCAGTATGCCGATTGGCAACTTTGTCGACTGTGAAGTAAGTCCCACATGTGGGCTGCTCTCTGAGGACGGCATTATCGGGTTGTTGGATGATCCTGCTTCCTTTTATGAACCGGAACGGACTCAAGCCCAGCTTCTCTGGTTCCGCAAGGGGTATGTCGAATACCGTTTTCCCAATAAAACACCGTCAGATTCCGTTGTGCAGTCGCTGGAACTGACGATGGAAGTCTGTTCAGAGGCCCCGTTGCATCAAGAGCAATGGCCTTCGGATCTCTCTCTGTGGGTAAATGGAGTGGAAGTGGGAACGTGGTTGAGCCCTGGTGATTTTGGCGGGGAGCGGGGGATGTTAACGCCGGAATGGTGGGATACGGACAGCACACAGTTCGGTTTGTTAAAAAAATGGCGAATCAATGGCAAGGGGAGCTATATCGACGGTGAGCCCCTTTCGCCTATAACGATAAATGAGTTAAACCTTTATGAAAAATCGTATTTGACGGTTCGTTTAGGGGTGAAAGACGAAGCGGACAATATCGGTGGAATCAACCTATTTGGGCGACGCTTCGGCAATTATGAGCTGGATCTGCTGCTACGAATCCATTACCAGCGGAAATAAGCTCCCCCTTTTTTTGAGCAAAGTTTTAATATAGTTCGATATAATTTATGTTTTATTGAATATTTAACAGAGTTGCATCGACAGCGGGGTGAAGCGAATGGAGAAGTTTCAATGGGGAGTCGGGATTGAAGATACGTTCGTTCCTCAGAGCGAACCGGGCCGCCGCCGATTGGACGAGTACGAGTTGACCCAACATGACGGACAGTGGCGAAATGATTTGGCGTTGTGTCAGGAGTTAGGAGTCGATTTTATTCGCTATGGAATCCCTTGGTACAAGGTTCATCCACAGCCGGATAGGTTTCGATGGGAATGGGTGGATGAGGTGATGGCATGGATGCAGACAAAAGGATTGAAGCCAATCATCGACCTGGTTCATTATGGCACTCCCCTGTGGATGAAGGATGCGTTTCTTCATCGTGATTACCCGAAATATGTAAGCGCTTACGTAGGGGCTTTCGCTCAGCGTTACGGCGATTTTGTCCAGATGTACACACCTTTAAATGAGCCGTTTATCCATGCGGAGTTTTGTGGTCGAACAGGCCGTTGGCCTCCCTATGATACCGGGGATGACGGTTTTATACGGCTGATGAAGCAGTTGGCCCGCGGGGCGGTGGAAACGGTCCGTACGTTGAAAGCGATACAGCCGAACAGCGTCATGGTCCATGTAGAAGCAACCGGGTTGCTGGTGACAAAGGATCACTCTATGCAGCCATGGATTGAGCATCAGCAGGCACTTCGCTTTCTCTACTTCGATTGGATCACCGGTCGAGTTGATTCCTCCCATCCACTCTATGAGTGGTTGCGTGTAAACGGCGTGTCGGAAGCGGATTTTGACTGGTTTGTCACACATGCGATCGAAGTGGATGTGATGGGGCTTAACTATTACCCCGACCTTTCGGTTCAAGAAGTGTCTCTACAGGGAGAGAAGGTTTTTACCGATGGATGGGGTGGAACATGGGCGTTGGAGCAGCTGTTGCAAAGCTATTATCAGCGTTATCAAAGGCCGATCATGCTGACGGAGACCAGTACCAATGGCTCTGCGGCCCAGCGTCTTCATTGGTTGGAACAATCGACGAAATCGATCAGGGAGATGCGGAAGTCGATCCCCATCATCGGTTATACGTGGTGGCCCTTGTTTGATTTGATTAATTGGGATTACCGGGAAAGCAGCGATCCCGTGGAAAAGTTTGTGGAACCGATGGGATTGTGGAGCTTGGAAAAACGGGGGCAGGTGTTTCAGCGAACTTCGACACCGGCAGCGGAAGCATACCACAGATTGATTCAATCGCTGGGTTAGCCACAATTTCTCCCCTACCAGTGGGAGTTATTCAGTAGCATAGCCAACTCTGAGGGGGTCCGGGCGGCACGGGTTGCTTTTTTACACCATCACTCCACAAAGGAGAGGTTGAAGATGCAGAAGATGAAGTGGAGCAAAGGCTGGATACTGCTGTTGGTTGCGGTGATCGCATTGTTGCCGGCGTGTTCCGGGGGGAAGCAGGTAGCGGATGGAGGGGAGTTAACACTCACCTTTTGGAATGGGTTTACCGGTCCGGATGGAGAAGATATGAAACGGATCATCGACCAA
This window harbors:
- a CDS encoding ABC transporter permease codes for the protein MKESYAQIGRMSRFILKRDRLRIIIWIMALAAFTFLVASSFTDLYATDAARQGIAETMKNPAMTAIVGKGYGLTDYTIGAMMAHQMLLFTALAVAVMNILLVARHTRSDEENGTMEMLLALPIGRQTSLAATMVVNGGLNLLLALIIGCGLYALRIDSLDLEGSLLYGAALGVVGIFFAAVTALFAQLSDNVRGTIGLSFALLGISYVLRAAGDLGDERLTTVSPLGLATLTKVYVHNEWWPLFILAGIGVVSVILAFYLHQKRDMGAGLLSHKKGRMHASVFLQGPVGLFARLQRTALVSWALGLCLLGASYGSVLGDIESFFEQNEMIAQMMEATNGSSLTTTFVTMIMSVLAIIGTIPVITAVLKIKGEEKKGRIDHFFSRPISRTRLLSSATLLACIVALTMMSLAAIGLGVVGTSMIEKEMSLRTFYEAGMVYVPAILVMMSITVLLIGVAPKLTGLTWIYLLYSFVVVYLGGLLQFPDWMAKLTPFGHVPQLPVEEMDWMAMITLLMIAVGCTAIGFSGYQKRDIQ
- a CDS encoding ABC transporter ATP-binding protein; its protein translation is MAVVQTNEIVKKFGKQTVLNGVNIQVEEGEVYGFIGPNGAGKSTTIRILLGMLKATSGTATIFGHDVWRDAVAIHERLAYVPGDVNLWLNLSGGEVLDLFASMKKQYSKKRERFLIDQFALDVSKKCRTYSKGNRQKVALISAFASEADLYILDEPTSGLDPLMERIFQECILDAKSREKSVLLSSHILSEVERLCDRIGIIRHGEIIESGTLQEMRHLTRTNLRMTTVKPPIQLEQQPGVHEVVKEGDIVTFQVDTEHLASVIQYVSSFGVTSLESAQPTLEDLFMRHYEGSEQR
- a CDS encoding TetR/AcrR family transcriptional regulator, whose amino-acid sequence is MKTFESLEEEKRQRILNAALQEFAEKGFDEASTNTIVKQANIGKGMLFYYFKNKQTLYDYLVDYAITTVDEQYVQKIDMDNRDFIDRLQDTAKKKLACYNEYPHLFTFLGNVSLNEMTLLKKDLHDRMLSLQQLAQSKMYDNIDLTRFRADVDVEKALQLMKWAIEGYQQQLMQTFQAQSITKIDFSPYWDEFDEYLAVLKTSFYA
- a CDS encoding ArsR/SmtB family transcription factor; this encodes MVRELKLELEEMEAIAKALSNKVRIDIFRALQKQPMNVNEISQRFNMPASSATVNIRKLEEAGLIRTELLPGSRGSQKVCSAIYDRIVIDMEGGQKEEDNSVSISMPIGNFVDCEVSPTCGLLSEDGIIGLLDDPASFYEPERTQAQLLWFRKGYVEYRFPNKTPSDSVVQSLELTMEVCSEAPLHQEQWPSDLSLWVNGVEVGTWLSPGDFGGERGMLTPEWWDTDSTQFGLLKKWRINGKGSYIDGEPLSPITINELNLYEKSYLTVRLGVKDEADNIGGINLFGRRFGNYELDLLLRIHYQRK
- a CDS encoding family 1 glycosylhydrolase — encoded protein: MEKFQWGVGIEDTFVPQSEPGRRRLDEYELTQHDGQWRNDLALCQELGVDFIRYGIPWYKVHPQPDRFRWEWVDEVMAWMQTKGLKPIIDLVHYGTPLWMKDAFLHRDYPKYVSAYVGAFAQRYGDFVQMYTPLNEPFIHAEFCGRTGRWPPYDTGDDGFIRLMKQLARGAVETVRTLKAIQPNSVMVHVEATGLLVTKDHSMQPWIEHQQALRFLYFDWITGRVDSSHPLYEWLRVNGVSEADFDWFVTHAIEVDVMGLNYYPDLSVQEVSLQGEKVFTDGWGGTWALEQLLQSYYQRYQRPIMLTETSTNGSAAQRLHWLEQSTKSIREMRKSIPIIGYTWWPLFDLINWDYRESSDPVEKFVEPMGLWSLEKRGQVFQRTSTPAAEAYHRLIQSLG